The following are encoded in a window of Nitrososphaerota archaeon genomic DNA:
- a CDS encoding DsbA family protein: MESFTSENKFIVVLSVLYIMENQPSSGLLAHPKMFGAAMLTIGLLGGILIGIYLPSLLSAQPSTGNQPPQRQNIPIGNAPSLGDLNAPVTIVEFSDFQCPFCASFFNETLPQIQKDYIDTGRIRLVYKNFPITKIHPYAEKAAEAAECAKEQGKFWEYHDLLFGNQQAWISENATTTFEKYASTLKLNITQFSSCLNTNKYSGEISKDLQDGQKAQVSGTPTFFINGIRVVGAQPYSVFKDTIDSELKRQ; encoded by the coding sequence ATGGAAAGCTTCACGTCAGAAAATAAGTTTATTGTAGTGTTGAGTGTTCTATACATTATGGAAAACCAGCCTTCAAGCGGTTTACTAGCCCATCCGAAGATGTTCGGAGCAGCGATGCTGACAATCGGACTCCTCGGAGGAATCCTGATAGGAATTTACTTACCCTCACTGCTGTCAGCTCAACCGTCAACCGGCAATCAACCTCCACAACGGCAAAACATCCCAATAGGCAACGCTCCGTCACTAGGAGATTTGAACGCTCCAGTTACAATAGTAGAGTTCAGCGACTTCCAATGCCCCTTCTGCGCAAGTTTCTTCAACGAAACATTACCACAAATACAAAAAGACTACATAGACACAGGAAGAATCAGACTCGTCTACAAAAACTTCCCCATCACAAAGATCCACCCCTACGCGGAAAAAGCCGCCGAAGCAGCAGAATGCGCTAAAGAACAAGGAAAGTTCTGGGAATACCACGACCTACTCTTCGGAAACCAGCAGGCTTGGATATCCGAAAACGCTACAACCACATTCGAAAAATACGCTTCAACACTCAAATTAAACATAACCCAGTTCAGCAGCTGCCTCAACACCAACAAATACTCCGGTGAAATCTCAAAAGACCTCCAAGACGGACAGAAGGCACAAGTATCTGGAACCCCAACCTTCTTCATCAACGGAATAAGAGTAGTGGGGGCGCAGCCCTACAGCGTCTTTAAAGATACCATCGACTCTGAACTTAAGCGACAGTAA